A single window of Streptomyces cathayae DNA harbors:
- a CDS encoding FAD-binding protein produces MTGTVTNWAGNITYAAEELHRPPTLDALRALVAGGSRVRVLGSGHSFNEIAEAGADGVLLSLDALPPQIDVDTAARAVRVGGGVRYAELARQVHRHGLALANMASLPHISVAGSVATGTHGSGVGNGPLASSVRTVELVTADGSTLRIDRGDEARFGGAVTSLGALGVVTALTLDLTPAYDVEQHLFTELPQAGLDAATFEKVMSAAYSVSLFTDWGAPGFRQVWVKRRTDQPLPDFPWAAPATEKLHPVPGMPAVNCTEQFGVPGPWHERLPHFRAEFTPSSGSELQSEYLLPRRFALDMLHAIDGIREAVSPVLQTCEVRTVAADDQWLSPCHGRDTVAAHFTWVADTSAVLPVVRRLEEALAPFEARPHWGKVFTTPAADLRARYPRLDDFRALARSLDPGGKFTNTFVRDVLGE; encoded by the coding sequence ATGACCGGGACCGTGACCAACTGGGCCGGCAACATCACGTACGCCGCCGAGGAACTGCACCGCCCGCCCACCCTGGACGCGCTGCGCGCGCTGGTCGCCGGCGGCTCCCGGGTGCGGGTCCTGGGCAGCGGGCACTCCTTCAACGAGATCGCCGAGGCCGGTGCGGACGGCGTCCTGCTCTCCCTCGACGCGCTGCCCCCGCAGATCGACGTGGACACGGCCGCCAGGGCGGTCCGGGTCGGCGGCGGCGTGCGGTACGCCGAGCTGGCCCGGCAGGTGCACCGGCACGGGCTGGCGCTGGCGAACATGGCGTCGCTCCCGCACATCTCGGTGGCCGGCTCGGTCGCCACCGGCACGCACGGCTCCGGCGTCGGCAACGGCCCGCTCGCCTCGTCCGTGCGGACGGTGGAACTGGTCACGGCGGACGGTTCGACGCTGCGGATCGACCGCGGGGACGAAGCGCGGTTCGGCGGGGCGGTCACCTCGCTCGGGGCGCTCGGTGTGGTCACCGCGCTCACCCTGGACCTGACGCCCGCCTACGACGTCGAGCAGCATCTGTTCACCGAGCTCCCGCAGGCCGGGCTGGACGCCGCCACCTTCGAGAAGGTGATGTCGGCCGCGTACAGCGTGAGCCTGTTCACCGACTGGGGCGCGCCGGGTTTCCGGCAGGTGTGGGTGAAGCGGCGTACGGACCAGCCGCTGCCGGACTTCCCCTGGGCGGCGCCCGCGACCGAGAAACTGCACCCCGTGCCCGGCATGCCGGCGGTGAACTGCACGGAGCAGTTCGGGGTACCGGGGCCCTGGCACGAGCGGCTGCCGCACTTCCGCGCGGAGTTCACCCCGAGCAGCGGGTCGGAGCTGCAGTCGGAGTACCTGTTGCCGCGCCGGTTCGCCCTCGACATGCTGCACGCGATCGACGGGATCCGGGAGGCCGTCTCCCCCGTGCTGCAGACCTGCGAGGTGCGGACGGTGGCCGCCGACGACCAGTGGCTCAGCCCCTGCCACGGCCGGGACACCGTGGCCGCCCACTTCACCTGGGTGGCGGACACCTCGGCCGTGCTGCCCGTGGTGCGGCGGCTGGAGGAGGCGCTGGCGCCCTTCGAGGCGCGACCGCACTGGGGAAAGGTGTTCACCACGCCGGCGGCCGACCTGCGCGCCCGCTACCCGCGGCTGGACGACTTCCGGGCCCTGGCCCGGTCCCTGGACCCCGGGGGGAAGTTCACCAACACGTTCGTCCGCGACGTCCTGGGCGAGTGA
- a CDS encoding isocitrate lyase/PEP mutase family protein, whose translation MTQRTFADLHRADEPLLLPNAWDHASAAALAAQGFRAIGTTSLAVAAAVGLPDGAAATREQTLRLARTLGSEPFHLSVDAEDGFGDDPDEVAEFARELHAAGAAGINLEDGLGPVDRHAAKIAAVRAAAPGLFVNARTDTHWLGDGDGEGTVRRLDAYRQAGAHGVFVPGLTDVREIASLVRHLGDVPLNILYSPTGPSVPHLADLGVRRISLGSLLYRRALGAAVEAATDIRAGRAPGGRTPTYEEIQALSRDTGGAADATVSFG comes from the coding sequence ATGACCCAGAGGACCTTCGCCGATCTCCACCGCGCCGACGAGCCCCTCCTGCTGCCCAACGCCTGGGACCACGCCTCCGCCGCCGCTCTCGCCGCTCAGGGGTTCCGGGCGATCGGCACCACCAGCCTGGCCGTCGCGGCGGCGGTCGGGCTGCCCGACGGGGCGGCGGCGACCCGGGAACAGACCCTGCGGCTCGCCCGCACCCTCGGCTCCGAGCCGTTCCACCTGTCCGTGGACGCGGAGGACGGATTCGGCGACGACCCGGACGAGGTGGCCGAGTTCGCCCGCGAACTGCACGCCGCGGGCGCCGCCGGCATCAACCTGGAGGACGGGCTCGGGCCCGTCGACCGACACGCCGCGAAGATCGCCGCCGTCCGGGCCGCGGCCCCCGGCCTCTTCGTCAACGCCCGCACCGACACCCACTGGCTCGGCGACGGCGACGGCGAGGGCACGGTCCGGCGGCTCGACGCCTATCGACAGGCGGGCGCACACGGGGTGTTCGTCCCCGGGCTCACCGACGTCCGGGAGATCGCCTCCCTGGTACGCCACTTGGGCGACGTTCCCCTCAACATCCTCTACTCGCCGACCGGTCCCTCCGTCCCTCACCTCGCCGACCTCGGCGTACGCCGGATCAGCCTCGGCTCGCTGCTGTACCGGCGGGCGCTGGGCGCGGCGGTGGAGGCGGCGACCGACATCAGGGCGGGCCGGGCACCCGGCGGCCGGACACCCACCTACGAGGAGATCCAGGCACTGAGCCGGGACACCGGCGGTGCGGCCGACGCCACGGTTTCCTTCGGATGA
- a CDS encoding radical SAM protein, with product MGSGSRTALVEDLMERFPHVPREAVFKEDLLRGGIAFDPSALSDNEKGEVKPKSYFIFSFDHGTLPELGEAALRRPPEEIILTGGPYDLRRTVVSVRVNPASPYRVAANEDGVLGLYLDGKRIADVGVPPMPEYYRHTLSNGKSVMEVAPTIQWGYLIYLTVFRVCQYFGAKEECQYCDINHNWRQHKAAGRPYTGVKDVEEVLEALEIIDRYDTAKASTAYTLTGGAITKTVAGRDEADFYGHYAKAIEERFPGRWIGKVVAQALPKDDVQRFKDYGVQIYHPNYEVWDEYLFKMYCPGKERYVGRDEWHKRILDSADVFGARNVIPNFVAGVEMSEPFGFATVDEAIASTTEGLRFFMSHGITPRFTTWCPEPTTPLGKANPQGAPLEYHIRLLEAYRATMDEFGLASPPGYGLPGPGRAVFSVSSFMDSLPEETPVEA from the coding sequence ATGGGCAGCGGCAGCCGTACCGCGCTGGTCGAGGATCTGATGGAGCGGTTCCCGCATGTGCCGCGCGAGGCCGTCTTCAAGGAGGACCTGCTCCGGGGCGGGATCGCCTTCGACCCGTCCGCGCTCAGCGACAACGAGAAGGGCGAGGTCAAGCCGAAGTCGTACTTCATCTTCTCCTTCGACCACGGCACGCTGCCCGAGCTGGGCGAGGCCGCGCTGCGGCGCCCGCCCGAGGAGATCATCCTCACCGGCGGCCCCTACGACCTGCGCCGCACGGTCGTCTCCGTCCGGGTGAACCCGGCGTCCCCGTACCGGGTCGCCGCGAACGAGGACGGCGTGCTCGGCCTCTACCTCGACGGGAAGCGCATCGCCGACGTCGGCGTGCCGCCGATGCCCGAGTACTACCGGCACACCCTCTCCAACGGGAAGTCCGTCATGGAGGTGGCCCCGACCATCCAGTGGGGCTACCTGATCTACCTGACCGTCTTCCGGGTCTGCCAGTACTTCGGCGCCAAGGAGGAGTGCCAGTACTGCGACATCAACCACAACTGGCGCCAGCACAAGGCGGCCGGCCGTCCCTACACCGGGGTCAAGGACGTCGAGGAGGTCCTCGAGGCCCTGGAGATCATCGACCGGTACGACACGGCGAAGGCGTCCACCGCCTACACCCTCACCGGCGGCGCGATCACCAAGACGGTCGCCGGCCGTGACGAGGCCGACTTCTACGGGCACTACGCCAAGGCCATCGAGGAGCGCTTCCCCGGCCGCTGGATCGGCAAGGTCGTCGCCCAGGCGCTGCCCAAGGACGACGTGCAGCGCTTCAAGGACTACGGCGTGCAGATCTACCACCCCAACTACGAGGTGTGGGACGAGTACCTGTTCAAGATGTACTGCCCGGGCAAGGAACGCTACGTCGGCCGCGACGAGTGGCACAAGCGCATCCTGGACTCCGCGGACGTCTTCGGCGCGCGCAACGTCATCCCCAACTTCGTGGCGGGCGTGGAGATGTCCGAGCCGTTCGGCTTCGCCACCGTCGACGAGGCCATCGCCTCGACCACCGAGGGTCTGCGCTTCTTCATGTCGCACGGCATCACGCCCCGCTTCACCACCTGGTGCCCCGAGCCGACGACCCCGCTCGGCAAGGCCAACCCGCAGGGGGCGCCGCTGGAGTACCACATCCGGCTGCTCGAGGCGTACCGCGCCACGATGGACGAGTTCGGCCTGGCCTCGCCCCCCGGCTACGGCCTGCCCGGACCCGGCCGCGCGGTGTTCTCCGTCAGCTCCTTCATGGACAGCCTCCCGGAGGAGACGCCCGTCGAGGCGTGA
- a CDS encoding cellulose-binding domain-containing protein, with translation MSDLSAPQDATEAALFSECWDAVLSYADLCTAGSTAAAQLAREAFAQGIREVREAEATTVRAAGRRSSRLPRIPLLLTAVRTTAAAWEESGQGHRLDPDLRLWLHSENAARFTGPPLSRPVALRGLRDLQQADAELLWLAEAESLPLPLVARRLGLDAATAADELAQVRGFFRDRCHRNHLDSPMDAECRSYARLLDAVTRSPAADTPEDLSKHLATCVRCAEAAACLRLHGGGLPGALTGGVLGWGGLAYLERRRRAAEARLGPGRPDGPDAGGDPADGTGRARATRNGLLVAAVLVSGLALAVSLMPFGGTDADKAIRTGATPGPAADPGLYPPAAPAPTVSATDSGPASPNTPQPSSEGTPDPAKPHPHPDPDPEPQGSTTATAPTAPRTTASSRPSVCHAAYDLVNQWPVGFQATVTVTTTEPLDSWRVAFTFEDGQRVTQMWDADVSQNGPRVTATATDYNKAVPAGGKLAFGFIASWAGTNPPPSAITLDGHSCTTG, from the coding sequence ATGTCCGACCTGTCGGCCCCCCAGGACGCCACCGAGGCGGCACTGTTCTCCGAGTGCTGGGACGCGGTGCTCTCCTACGCCGACCTGTGCACGGCCGGCTCCACCGCCGCCGCGCAACTGGCGCGCGAGGCGTTCGCCCAGGGCATACGCGAGGTGCGCGAAGCGGAGGCGACCACCGTACGCGCGGCCGGCCGCCGCTCGTCCAGGCTGCCCCGAATACCCCTGCTGCTGACCGCCGTTCGCACCACCGCGGCGGCCTGGGAGGAGAGCGGACAGGGCCACCGGCTCGATCCCGACCTGCGGCTGTGGCTCCACTCCGAGAACGCCGCCCGCTTCACCGGCCCACCGCTGTCGCGCCCGGTCGCCCTGCGCGGACTGCGCGATCTGCAGCAGGCCGACGCCGAACTGCTGTGGCTGGCCGAGGCGGAGTCCCTCCCGCTGCCCCTGGTGGCCCGTCGGCTGGGCCTCGACGCCGCCACCGCCGCCGACGAACTCGCCCAGGTCCGCGGCTTCTTCCGGGACCGGTGCCACCGCAACCACCTCGACTCCCCGATGGACGCGGAGTGCCGCAGCTACGCCCGGCTGCTGGACGCCGTCACCCGCTCGCCCGCCGCCGACACCCCCGAGGACCTCTCCAAACACCTCGCCACCTGCGTACGCTGCGCCGAGGCCGCGGCCTGCCTCCGACTGCACGGCGGCGGGCTGCCCGGCGCCCTCACCGGCGGGGTCCTCGGCTGGGGCGGCCTGGCCTACCTGGAGCGCCGCCGCCGCGCGGCCGAGGCGCGGCTCGGCCCCGGCCGCCCCGACGGCCCCGACGCGGGCGGCGACCCGGCCGACGGAACCGGCCGGGCACGCGCCACCCGCAACGGGCTGCTGGTCGCCGCCGTCCTGGTGTCCGGCCTCGCCCTCGCCGTCTCCCTGATGCCGTTCGGCGGCACGGACGCCGACAAGGCGATCCGCACCGGCGCCACCCCTGGACCGGCGGCCGACCCGGGCCTGTACCCGCCCGCGGCCCCCGCCCCCACCGTTTCCGCCACTGACTCCGGCCCCGCCTCCCCCAACACCCCGCAGCCGTCCTCCGAAGGCACCCCGGACCCGGCGAAACCCCACCCCCACCCCGACCCCGACCCCGAGCCCCAGGGCAGCACCACCGCCACCGCCCCCACCGCGCCCCGGACCACCGCGTCCAGCCGGCCGTCCGTCTGCCACGCCGCGTACGACCTGGTCAACCAGTGGCCCGTCGGCTTCCAGGCCACCGTCACCGTCACCACGACGGAGCCCCTCGACTCCTGGCGCGTGGCCTTCACCTTCGAGGACGGTCAGCGCGTCACCCAGATGTGGGACGCCGACGTCAGCCAGAACGGCCCCCGCGTCACCGCCACCGCCACCGACTACAACAAGGCCGTCCCCGCCGGCGGAAAGCTCGCCTTCGGCTTCATCGCCTCCTGGGCCGGCACGAACCCCCCACCCTCCGCCATCACCCTCGACGGCCACTCCTGCACGACCGGGTGA
- a CDS encoding glycoside hydrolase family 43 protein produces the protein MSPTAGDTPRTPDRRLLLKGALAAGALAATPTAAHAAHAATPGAPAGRPQAAPYVNPLVRNRADPHITRHTDGFYYFTATAPEYDRIILRRSRTLNGLGSAAESVIWRAHPTGDMGAHIWAPEMHRIAGKWYVYFAAAPAEDVWAIRIWVLENTHPNPFRGTWTEKGQVKTAWETFSLDATTFTHRGTRYLSWAQHEPGMDNNTALWLSEMADPWTLTGPQVRLSTPEYDWERIGFRVNEGPYVIQRGGRVLMTYSASATDANYCMGLLTAPEDSDLMDTANWSKSPVPVFTSNDTTRQYGPGHSCFTVAEDGRTDVLVYHARQYKEIDGDPLHDPNRHTRIQAFGWKPDGTPDFGVPVADGATTGGRADVQAGAEVFRP, from the coding sequence ATGAGCCCTACCGCCGGCGACACGCCCCGGACGCCCGACCGCAGGCTGTTACTGAAGGGGGCCCTCGCCGCAGGCGCGCTGGCCGCCACCCCCACGGCGGCCCACGCGGCCCACGCGGCCACCCCCGGCGCCCCCGCCGGCAGACCGCAGGCGGCCCCCTACGTGAACCCCCTCGTCCGCAACCGCGCCGACCCGCACATCACCCGCCACACCGACGGCTTCTACTACTTCACCGCCACCGCCCCCGAGTACGACCGGATCATCCTGCGCCGCTCCCGCACGCTGAACGGTCTGGGAAGTGCCGCCGAGTCCGTCATCTGGCGGGCGCACCCCACCGGTGACATGGGCGCCCACATCTGGGCACCGGAGATGCACCGCATCGCCGGCAAGTGGTACGTCTACTTCGCCGCCGCGCCCGCCGAGGACGTGTGGGCCATCCGCATCTGGGTCCTGGAGAACACCCACCCCAACCCCTTCCGGGGCACCTGGACCGAGAAAGGGCAGGTCAAGACCGCCTGGGAGACCTTCTCCCTGGACGCCACCACCTTCACCCACCGAGGCACCCGCTACCTCTCCTGGGCCCAGCACGAACCCGGCATGGACAACAACACCGCCCTCTGGCTCTCCGAGATGGCCGACCCCTGGACCCTGACCGGGCCCCAAGTGCGCCTGTCCACACCGGAGTACGACTGGGAGCGCATCGGCTTCAGGGTCAACGAGGGGCCGTACGTGATCCAGCGGGGCGGCCGGGTCCTCATGACCTACTCGGCCAGCGCCACCGACGCCAACTACTGCATGGGCCTGCTGACCGCCCCCGAGGACAGCGACCTCATGGACACCGCCAACTGGTCCAAGTCGCCCGTCCCCGTCTTCACCAGCAACGACACGACCCGGCAGTACGGCCCCGGCCACAGCTGCTTCACCGTCGCCGAGGACGGCCGTACCGACGTCCTCGTGTACCACGCCCGGCAGTACAAGGAGATCGACGGGGACCCGCTCCACGACCCGAACCGCCACACCCGGATCCAGGCGTTCGGCTGGAAACCGGACGGCACCCCGGACTTCGGCGTCCCCGTGGCCGACGGCGCCACCACCGGCGGCCGGGCGGACGTTCAGGCCGGTGCCGAGGTGTTCCGCCCCTAG
- the rsgA gene encoding ribosome small subunit-dependent GTPase A: MSSTSSFTSFTSLPSSPSSVLAAYGWDGTWADAFAPYAAEGLVAGRVVRVDRGQCDVVTADGTVRADTAFVTPHDPLRVVCTGDWVAVEPEGHTPRYVRAYLPRRTAFVRSTSSGRSEGQILAANVDHAVIAVSLAGELDLARIERFLALAWQSGAQPVVVLTKADLVPDAVTRAHLVQDVETTAPGVPVLAVSAREDGGTSLLERSRELGGGLDVLAAVVSGGTSVLIGVSGAGKSTLANALLGEDVMDVQAAREVDGKGRHTTTTRNLLALPGGGVLIDTPGLRGVGLWDAGSGVGQVFSEIEELAGDCRFHDCAHESEPGCAVLEAVGTGALPERRLESYRKLLRENQRIVAKTDARLRAEIRREWKRKGAMGKAAMEAKRGRLR, encoded by the coding sequence TTGAGTTCCACCTCTTCTTTCACCTCTTTCACCTCCCTCCCCTCGTCGCCGTCCTCCGTGCTGGCCGCCTACGGCTGGGACGGGACGTGGGCCGACGCGTTCGCCCCCTACGCGGCCGAAGGGCTGGTGGCCGGGCGTGTGGTGCGGGTCGACCGCGGGCAGTGCGACGTGGTCACCGCCGACGGGACCGTACGGGCCGACACCGCGTTCGTCACCCCGCACGACCCCCTGCGGGTCGTGTGCACCGGGGACTGGGTCGCCGTCGAACCGGAGGGCCACACCCCGCGCTACGTACGGGCGTACCTGCCGCGACGTACCGCCTTCGTGCGCTCCACCTCCTCCGGGCGGTCCGAGGGACAGATCCTCGCCGCCAACGTCGACCACGCCGTCATCGCCGTCTCGCTCGCCGGCGAGCTGGACCTGGCGCGGATCGAACGGTTCCTCGCCCTCGCCTGGCAGTCCGGGGCGCAGCCGGTGGTCGTGCTCACCAAGGCCGACCTGGTGCCGGACGCGGTGACCCGGGCCCATCTGGTCCAGGACGTGGAGACCACCGCGCCCGGCGTCCCGGTGCTCGCCGTCAGCGCTCGGGAGGATGGGGGTACCTCCCTGCTCGAGCGAAGCCGAGAGCTTGGGGGAGGGCTGGACGTCCTCGCCGCGGTCGTCTCCGGCGGTACGTCGGTGCTGATCGGCGTGTCGGGCGCGGGCAAGTCCACCCTGGCCAACGCGCTCCTCGGCGAGGACGTGATGGACGTCCAGGCGGCCCGGGAGGTCGACGGCAAGGGCCGCCACACCACCACCACCCGCAACCTGCTCGCCCTGCCCGGCGGGGGAGTCCTCATCGACACCCCGGGCCTGCGGGGCGTCGGGCTCTGGGACGCCGGCAGCGGCGTCGGCCAGGTGTTCTCCGAGATCGAGGAGCTCGCCGGGGACTGCCGTTTCCACGACTGCGCGCACGAGAGCGAACCGGGGTGCGCGGTCCTCGAGGCCGTCGGGACGGGCGCCCTGCCGGAACGCCGCCTCGAGAGCTACCGCAAGCTGCTGCGGGAGAACCAGCGCATCGTCGCCAAGACCGACGCGCGGCTGCGCGCGGAGATCCGCAGGGAGTGGAAGCGGAAGGGGGCGATGGGCAAGGCGGCGATGGAGGCGAAGCGGGGCCGCCTGCGCTGA
- a CDS encoding NUDIX hydrolase: MDMDIPGDKRLAAAVVMDDEGRVLLVRRSATERFLPRVWGVPCGKLDPGESAPDGALRELKEETGLLGEIVRKVGESSFLSEYAGHEVKNWQENFLVRPLSREVTLPSPDQDHAWLRPSELTGVDIDAYNLDVVRQALTDS, from the coding sequence ATGGACATGGACATCCCCGGCGACAAACGGCTGGCGGCAGCGGTCGTGATGGACGACGAGGGGCGGGTGCTCCTGGTGCGTCGCAGCGCGACCGAGAGATTCCTGCCCCGGGTGTGGGGCGTGCCGTGCGGCAAGCTCGATCCCGGGGAGAGCGCCCCGGACGGTGCGTTGCGCGAGCTGAAGGAGGAGACCGGCCTGCTCGGCGAGATCGTGCGCAAGGTCGGTGAGTCGTCCTTCCTCAGCGAGTACGCGGGGCACGAGGTCAAGAACTGGCAGGAGAACTTCCTGGTCCGCCCGCTGTCCCGGGAGGTCACGCTGCCCAGTCCGGATCAGGACCACGCCTGGCTCCGACCGTCCGAGCTGACCGGTGTCGACATCGACGCCTACAACCTGGACGTCGTCCGGCAGGCGCTCACGGACTCCTGA